Genomic segment of uncultured Tolumonas sp.:
TCGAGTGTCTTGGTGATTTTATTTGGTATCTGGCTGATCAATCGTCGGATTATTCACCCTATCCGTGACGTGATTGGTTATATAACACAACTCAGTCAAGGTCATTTTGAACGCAGCTTCCAGATCCAACGGCAAGATGAATTAGGTTCATTGGCTAAAGCGGCTAACATTCTGCGCGATTCTTTATTGAGTACATTCACCCAACTGAAACAAAGCATCGATCAGCTTGATCAATCCAGCTCAAAACTAAAAAACACTTCCAGTATTATGGCTGGCAGTGCCCGCGATCAATTAGGACGGACTGATTTAGTCGCGACAGCAATGCATGAAATGTCTGCCACTGCTCAGGATGTAGCGAATAGTGCAGAGACAGCCGCTGTCGCTGCAAATCAAGCTGATCGGGCAGCGCAAGAGGGCGAACAAGTGATGCAATCAACTATCACTATGATTACCCGAATGAGTGGCGAGATAGAAAATACCGCCGGTGTTATTCAGCAGTTAGATGAAGATAGTCGCCGGATCAGTACAGTATTAGAAGTGATCCGCAATATTGCCGAACAGACTAATTTACTTGCATTAAATGCGGCCATTGAAGCAGCGAGAGCTGGCGAACATGGACGAGGCTTCGCGGTTGTTGCTGATGAGGTTCGCACATTGGCAAAACGTACTGCCGATTCTACGGCTGAAATTAATACCATCATCTCGACTGTACAAAGTGGAACGAAAGATGCGGTACAGGCGATTGCGAGTAGCCGGTTATTGAGTGGCGATAGTGTTGAAAAAGTCACTGAAGCGGGTGATATGTTGCAACAAATTACAAAAGCAATCAGTGAAATTCACGATATGACTCAGCAGATAGCAACAGCCGCTGAAGAGCAAACATCGGTCGTTGAAGATATTTCACGCAACTTAATTGAGATTAAAGATATTGCTACTGACAATCAGGATAATGCGAATGTGACTGAAGGAACGAGTCATCAATTACATACTATTTCATCTGAATTACACCAGACTATGCATAAATTGATGAACTAGTTTTTATCTTATTAAACAGAGCTAATTACTCTTAATAGCTCTGTTTTTTTATAAACTGCTATGGTTGTGTACTGTTGATCGACCAATCAACCACTTCACGACTCAAGTTATCGCAGGCCAGCCCGAAAGTTTGAATGATTGATTTCGCATCACTATTTTTACTTATTTGATGAATGTCGAACCGATGACTTGCGATAACTTGCTGGCTTTGTGATTTGACCAAATGCATATCGAGTATGACCCGTATTTCGGGTCTGCCATTGCGGTATTCACTTTGAAAAGCCGACAACTCACTGGTTAGCTCAACATCCACATTGAATGTACTGGTGTCGCTGGTGATGGTTTGCAGACGTCCATCAGTTTGAAATGCATCGAGTAACCGATCTCGTAACAGGATCGGCGCCCGTTCGCTCCAGCGAATACCTTTATAGTTAGTGATCAGATCACCTTTAGGAATAACAGCAATACGCACACTATCAAGTGTCTGATTGGCGTGAGGGGTCATTAACCGCAATGACCACTTCAGAGTTTCTGCCTGATTATGTGCAGCTGTGACGGTCGGCAGACGATAAATCTGCACTTGCTCCGAAGTGGGAAGCAGAGAGCAGGCACTGAGTAAGCAGGCCAGTAACAGTGAACTGATATGAAGTAATAGTTTGAAGTGAATGGTCATGGCTGAAACTCCTGCTTTTTCTCTCTATCGAGTAAAAAACCAGATGGATCTTCTTCAAGACGGTGACTTAAGCGGTTCAGAGAACTTAGTGCAGCACGTAATTCCTGTAAGGCGGGGCCAAGATTATTGAGGCTTTGCATGCCATTTTGGAGCGGTGCCTGATTGTTATTGAGTAGTTGTTCTAATTGATGGGTAACACGTTCTAAATTAGCCATCGATAAGGCCGCATTGTTCAGTGCCCGTCGCCCTTGATCATCAAGCAGTTTATTGGCATTTGTTGTGATATGTGAAATATCGTTCATTGCGGCGCTGGTTTGTTGACTCAGTATCCTGATTTGCGGGATTGTTTCAGCCAAATCGTTGCGGTGTGTGGCAAACACGCCAGTGACTTGTTCTAAATGAGAAAGCGTTAAGCGTAGGCTACGCACATTTTCATCTGAGAGGATTTTATTCAGATTGTTGGTCATACTGTCGATATTTCCCATCAGATTTTCACCATTCGCCAGTAGGCGGCTGATAGGGGATTTATCAGCAATGATCACAGCGTTTTTGCCATCAAGTCCTTGTAATATCGGGCTATTCGGTGAACCGCCAAACAAGCGGATCAAGGAGCTGCCAGTTATATTGGCTAAAGATAAACGAGCATGCGTATCTTGTTTAACAGGGGTTCCGCCAGAAAGACGAATTCGAGCCCATACTTTACGTGGATCTTGCTGATCGAGTCGCAAACTTTCGACTTCACCCACTTTGATACCGCTGAACTCCACGGCACTACCCGCAGTCAAGCCACTCACTTCTTCATTAAACAGTACGTCGTAATAGACCAGTTCTAGTTTAGAGCTGGATCTACCCAACCAGAGTGAAAATAACAATATTCCTGCTATTGCTATAACGAGAAACAAACCAATCAATACATGATGAGCACGGGTTTCCATCTCAAACTTACTCCTGCTGTATTCCGGCTATACCTTTCGTACTTGAAGTTGCAGCTGCGTTGACGGTGTTTTCTCACCCCAGTCACATAGCATCTCTATGCTCATGAGGATTCGCGCTCTTATCGCCTTGCTGCAACTCCAATTATTTTGGGTATATTTGTTTCACCGCCCGCCCGCGGGGGCCGTGGAAATAGTCTTGTATCCAGGGATCATCCATGGCTACGACAGCATCAAGTGTATCGGCGATCAGCACCCGTTTTTTTGCTAGCACAGCCACGCGGTCGCAGATGGTATAGAGCGTATCGAGATCATGAGTAACCAAAAAAACAGTAAACCCCAACGCGTCGCGTAAGGTGAGGAGCAGTTGGTCGAATGCAGCCGCACTGATCGGGTCTAAGCCAGCTGTCGGCTCATCAAGAAATAAAATTTCAGGATCAAGCGCCAATGCGCGCGCCAGAGCGGCACGTTTAATCATGCCACCGGATAATGCATCAGGATATTTCCGATAAGCATCTGGGGTTAAGCCCACCAGTGCCAATTTCATTCTGGCTAAATATTCTGCATCATTTCGGTTAAGCCTGGTGTGTTCAATCAGCGGCAGGGCGGTATTCTC
This window contains:
- a CDS encoding ABC-type transport auxiliary lipoprotein family protein — protein: MTIHFKLLLHISSLLLACLLSACSLLPTSEQVQIYRLPTVTAAHNQAETLKWSLRLMTPHANQTLDSVRIAVIPKGDLITNYKGIRWSERAPILLRDRLLDAFQTDGRLQTITSDTSTFNVDVELTSELSAFQSEYRNGRPEIRVILDMHLVKSQSQQVIASHRFDIHQISKNSDAKSIIQTFGLACDNLSREVVDWSINSTQP
- a CDS encoding MlaD family protein, with the translated sequence METRAHHVLIGLFLVIAIAGILLFSLWLGRSSSKLELVYYDVLFNEEVSGLTAGSAVEFSGIKVGEVESLRLDQQDPRKVWARIRLSGGTPVKQDTHARLSLANITGSSLIRLFGGSPNSPILQGLDGKNAVIIADKSPISRLLANGENLMGNIDSMTNNLNKILSDENVRSLRLTLSHLEQVTGVFATHRNDLAETIPQIRILSQQTSAAMNDISHITTNANKLLDDQGRRALNNAALSMANLERVTHQLEQLLNNNQAPLQNGMQSLNNLGPALQELRAALSSLNRLSHRLEEDPSGFLLDREKKQEFQP
- a CDS encoding ATP-binding cassette domain-containing protein; translation: MVTKTEQPLIQVRGLLNRFDSQIVHENLDLDVYRGEILGVVGGSGTGKSVLLRSIVGLQNPNAGDIQLFGEQLNTLSAELRSQLKQRFGILFQQGALFTSLTVLENTALPLIEHTRLNRNDAEYLARMKLALVGLTPDAYRKYPDALSGGMIKRAALARALALDPEILFLDEPTAGLDPISAAAFDQLLLTLRDALGFTVFLVTHDLDTLYTICDRVAVLAKKRVLIADTLDAVVAMDDPWIQDYFHGPRGRAVKQIYPK
- a CDS encoding methyl-accepting chemotaxis protein, coding for MSINRSLRSQLLTLQGASVFLVILIALFCFRYLSHAVTAYSDLMSGTLRSSQMVDTANLEFKIQVQEWKNVLLRGKKPESLDKYWKQFESQESKVNAQLTALQTLATNQNDPALVSQIKELLDEHTQLGVAYRKGKDVFLAAGADPTVGDRAVTGIDRGASDKMSALVKLLHEKADKESLLIREHANDAIYLGIATIIASSVLVILFGIWLINRRIIHPIRDVIGYITQLSQGHFERSFQIQRQDELGSLAKAANILRDSLLSTFTQLKQSIDQLDQSSSKLKNTSSIMAGSARDQLGRTDLVATAMHEMSATAQDVANSAETAAVAANQADRAAQEGEQVMQSTITMITRMSGEIENTAGVIQQLDEDSRRISTVLEVIRNIAEQTNLLALNAAIEAARAGEHGRGFAVVADEVRTLAKRTADSTAEINTIISTVQSGTKDAVQAIASSRLLSGDSVEKVTEAGDMLQQITKAISEIHDMTQQIATAAEEQTSVVEDISRNLIEIKDIATDNQDNANVTEGTSHQLHTISSELHQTMHKLMN